One window of the Chitinophaga niabensis genome contains the following:
- a CDS encoding DUF4998 domain-containing protein, translating to MKHIQILIIAALFIIAACGKNDKDYKDFAPEGEIVYPGKADSVKVYPGNNRVKLTWLLKMDSRITKCRVYWNQRQDSVEVPVTRTSGVDTITVLLNNMTEGAYSFDVYSYNAKGNVSIKANATGDVYGAFYTSNLQNRLFKKAVYSAGKTRIEWVVADPRTFGLRLRYKDLAGVTQTLQVPSAEMITNIPANVLNNELEYETLYLPVPNAIDIFAASTVKLTAKPE from the coding sequence ATGAAACATATTCAAATACTGATCATAGCCGCACTCTTTATCATCGCCGCCTGCGGGAAAAATGATAAAGACTATAAAGACTTTGCCCCGGAAGGGGAGATAGTATACCCCGGGAAAGCAGATTCCGTTAAAGTGTATCCCGGTAATAACCGGGTTAAATTAACCTGGCTGCTGAAAATGGATTCACGCATCACCAAATGCCGCGTGTACTGGAATCAGCGTCAGGACTCTGTGGAGGTACCTGTAACACGTACTTCCGGTGTGGATACCATTACTGTATTATTAAATAACATGACGGAAGGTGCATATAGCTTTGATGTTTATTCCTATAATGCAAAAGGGAATGTATCTATTAAAGCAAATGCCACCGGAGATGTGTACGGCGCTTTCTACACCAGCAACCTGCAGAACAGGCTCTTTAAAAAGGCGGTTTACAGCGCTGGCAAAACCCGCATCGAATGGGTGGTAGCAGATCCCCGTACTTTTGGCCTGCGGCTGCGGTATAAAGATCTGGCAGGTGTAACACAGACATTACAGGTGCCTTCCGCTGAAATGATCACCAATATCCCGGCCAATGTATTGAACAATGAACTGGAATATGAAACACTCTACTTGCCTGTTCCGAATGCAATTGATATATTTGCTGCGTCCACGGTAAAATTGACCGCCAAACCCGAATAA
- a CDS encoding RNA polymerase sigma-70 factor, whose amino-acid sequence MADKMHLSTLWQNICQHDDQKSFEALFHLCYQRLVRFSMEYVHSHQVAEEIVSDLFLKLWTGRQSFREVVHIEKYLFTAIRNQSLNHMRKYSAYRVISTEDSGEEQSIIHSFDPSHATEWKELLTRLDEAIEMLPPGRRQIFRLIKEEGFKPREVAEILNLSHRTVETQLFKAVKQLHTTLQPYLTRQKTTGSMLPLAILLAALLQ is encoded by the coding sequence ATGGCTGATAAAATGCATCTCTCTACCTTATGGCAGAACATATGCCAGCACGATGATCAAAAATCATTTGAAGCGTTATTTCACCTCTGTTATCAGCGGCTGGTGAGGTTTTCCATGGAATATGTACATAGCCACCAGGTAGCAGAAGAGATCGTATCTGACCTGTTCCTTAAATTATGGACCGGCCGGCAATCTTTCCGGGAGGTGGTGCATATTGAAAAATACCTTTTCACCGCCATCCGTAACCAGTCCCTCAACCACATGCGCAAATACTCCGCTTATCGGGTTATCTCAACAGAGGACAGCGGAGAGGAACAAAGCATCATTCATTCCTTTGATCCTTCCCATGCAACGGAGTGGAAAGAATTGCTGACCCGCCTGGATGAAGCAATAGAAATGTTACCTCCCGGCAGACGCCAGATCTTCCGCCTTATTAAAGAAGAGGGGTTCAAGCCCCGGGAAGTGGCTGAAATACTCAACCTCTCCCACAGGACCGTGGAAACACAACTGTTCAAAGCGGTAAAACAACTCCATACCACCCTGCAGCCTTACCTGACCCGGCAAAAGACCACTGGTTCCATGCTTCCCCTGGCCATTCTTCTGGCCGCTCTCCTTCAGTAA
- a CDS encoding serine hydrolase domain-containing protein — translation MKTILLCILLQQYLNVQHERLGFSGVLLIAKKDSIIYQGATGMASMEFNVPNSIDSRFKIASVTKSFTAWLIVQAAKEGKLRLTDPLSSYIPNRWSKITIEQLLTHTSGIPHNEGITDYWTIKSRLPLTKEQALQSILEMELLPQGTHYSSPGYFLLACILETVYKTSYEKILAAKLPLLKQTGVYNIRSVIPSLSAGYHMIGDSLTVAPYRDPSLMKGSGDLYTTAKDLLKWNNTCNDFSYGWMKEGDAFYHGGGSFGCSAINVVYPKDSLSIILLSNVSVMPVNEMWHDIEKIISNQPFEMPKVNSHIKIENPAKFSGIYQSEGTTLQIILQNDQLYAKLGNNPAFEIFADSSLEFSGKKVNIRIIFKQDEKGNITGLQAEGRGRTLHFIKNLQY, via the coding sequence ATGAAAACAATCCTCCTTTGCATTTTATTGCAACAATACCTCAATGTACAGCATGAAAGACTGGGTTTTAGCGGTGTGCTGCTCATCGCAAAAAAGGACAGTATCATTTACCAGGGAGCAACCGGCATGGCCTCGATGGAATTCAATGTTCCCAACAGTATCGATAGCAGGTTTAAGATAGCCTCCGTTACCAAATCATTCACCGCCTGGTTAATCGTACAGGCTGCAAAGGAGGGGAAGCTTCGTTTAACGGACCCGCTTTCTTCCTATATCCCTAACCGTTGGTCTAAGATCACCATAGAACAATTACTGACCCATACATCCGGCATCCCGCATAATGAAGGGATCACAGATTACTGGACCATCAAATCCCGCCTGCCCCTCACGAAAGAACAGGCGCTGCAATCAATACTGGAAATGGAATTATTACCTCAGGGAACACATTATTCCAGTCCGGGTTATTTTCTGCTGGCCTGTATATTGGAAACAGTCTATAAAACATCTTATGAAAAGATCCTGGCGGCTAAACTTCCTTTACTGAAACAAACAGGTGTTTATAATATACGTTCCGTCATTCCATCCCTCTCTGCAGGTTATCATATGATAGGCGACAGTTTAACCGTAGCACCCTACAGGGATCCATCCCTGATGAAAGGAAGCGGCGATCTCTATACCACTGCGAAAGATCTTTTAAAGTGGAACAATACCTGCAATGATTTCTCCTACGGTTGGATGAAAGAAGGGGATGCTTTTTATCATGGCGGCGGATCGTTCGGGTGTTCTGCTATTAATGTGGTGTATCCTAAAGACAGTTTGTCTATTATTCTGCTCAGTAATGTATCTGTGATGCCGGTTAATGAAATGTGGCATGATATAGAGAAGATCATTTCTAATCAACCCTTTGAAATGCCAAAGGTAAATTCCCATATAAAAATAGAAAACCCGGCAAAGTTCTCTGGTATTTATCAGTCGGAGGGAACCACCCTGCAGATCATTTTACAGAACGATCAGCTGTATGCAAAACTGGGAAATAATCCTGCCTTTGAGATCTTTGCAGACAGCAGCCTGGAATTCTCCGGTAAGAAAGTGAACATCCGGATCATTTTTAAACAGGATGAAAAAGGGAATATTACCGGATTGCAGGCGGAGGGTAGAGGCCGTACCCTTCATTTTATTAAAAACTTGCAATATTAA
- a CDS encoding response regulator transcription factor, with protein sequence MKNKIIKILLLEDDPTASRQVELVLRQHKYETTTANTSKAAILLGTDLLPNLVICNAQLRNGSSHQFLIEMRSNSRLKHIPFIFINGRPELKHARFSMNLGADDYLPAPLNTQDLLMSIKARLNRFEEITSSSKQMTMETLEIPVDVAEKLSKTEFRIYRMVAGGLTAREIAIELSISMKTVENHRYNIARKLNISGHYALLHYVIKNQGKEK encoded by the coding sequence ATGAAAAACAAAATCATTAAAATACTATTATTAGAAGATGATCCTACCGCCAGCCGTCAGGTGGAGCTTGTGCTCCGCCAGCATAAGTATGAAACAACAACTGCCAATACCAGCAAAGCCGCTATCTTACTTGGAACCGACCTTTTACCTAATTTAGTTATCTGCAATGCCCAGTTACGTAATGGCAGCAGTCACCAGTTCCTGATTGAAATGCGCAGCAACAGCCGCCTGAAACATATCCCTTTCATCTTCATCAATGGCAGGCCGGAACTGAAACACGCCCGCTTCAGCATGAATCTCGGCGCAGATGATTACCTCCCTGCACCATTGAATACGCAGGACCTGCTGATGAGTATAAAAGCACGCCTCAACCGTTTTGAAGAGATCACTTCTTCATCAAAACAAATGACGATGGAAACATTAGAGATACCGGTAGATGTAGCCGAGAAGTTAAGCAAAACAGAATTCAGGATCTACCGCATGGTAGCAGGCGGCCTCACTGCCCGGGAGATAGCGATAGAATTATCCATCAGCATGAAAACAGTAGAGAACCACCGGTACAACATTGCCCGCAAACTAAACATATCCGGTCACTATGCTTTACTGCACTATGTGATCAAAAATCAGGGTAAAGAAAAATAA
- a CDS encoding RagB/SusD family nutrient uptake outer membrane protein translates to MKYVKISIVLLLWPFTFGCHYLDIVPDNIATVDHVFRMRNTAEQYLFTCYSYQPRFVSSYEYVTILGGDEIWANEFNVGVNKIAWNIAKGFQNVVNPYSNYWGGGQGGRGMFVALRDCNTFLDNIHKVPDMDDYEKVRWAAEVKFLKAYYHFFLFRMYGPIPLIDKNLPITSSTSEVRVKQAPVDSCVNYIARLLDEAVADLPVRIDNEATEAGRATKSIALCVKAQLLVTAASPLFNGNSDYGTFKGKEGVNLFNPQYDEQKWKRAAEACKAAIEECQAAGNELYVFNPANYPFTLSPETRAELSVRNAVCERWNKEIVWTSTVNLIGSLQQECLPRLFSGEKQTGTLSSFGAPLKIAEQFYSKNGVPISEDKTWDYVNRYNVKVAAAGDFLRIKPAYSTAVLNFDREVRFYANLGFDGGRWYGHGRFSDTSNTYLEAKLGQIANNHAWAYSMTGYWPKKLVNPQTVSNANEITFQTYPWPVIRLADIYLLYAEALNESEGPTAETMKWIDLVRARANLKTVAESWTQFSINPGAYMQKEGMRKIIHQERLIEMAFEGARFWDLRRWKEAERVLNEPITGWNYGGKTVAEYYTVKPLFNMTFRKRDYLWPIMENDLIVNNNLVQNPGW, encoded by the coding sequence ATGAAGTACGTAAAAATATCGATCGTATTACTCCTCTGGCCATTCACCTTTGGCTGTCATTACCTGGACATTGTACCGGATAATATCGCAACGGTAGATCATGTTTTCAGAATGCGCAACACGGCAGAACAATACCTGTTCACCTGTTATAGTTACCAGCCAAGATTTGTAAGTTCATATGAGTACGTTACCATTTTGGGTGGCGATGAAATATGGGCCAATGAGTTCAATGTGGGCGTCAATAAAATAGCCTGGAATATCGCCAAAGGATTTCAGAACGTTGTGAACCCTTATTCCAATTATTGGGGAGGCGGGCAAGGTGGAAGAGGCATGTTCGTTGCCCTCCGGGATTGCAATACTTTCCTGGATAATATCCATAAGGTGCCGGACATGGATGATTATGAAAAAGTAAGATGGGCTGCGGAAGTGAAATTCCTCAAGGCCTACTATCATTTCTTCCTGTTCCGCATGTATGGCCCTATTCCTTTGATAGATAAAAATCTGCCTATCACCAGCAGCACTTCAGAAGTAAGGGTGAAACAGGCGCCGGTGGATTCCTGCGTGAACTATATCGCCCGCCTGCTGGATGAAGCGGTGGCAGATCTGCCGGTGAGGATCGATAATGAAGCCACTGAGGCAGGAAGAGCCACAAAGTCCATTGCATTATGCGTGAAGGCACAATTGCTGGTAACAGCCGCGAGCCCGCTGTTTAATGGTAATAGCGACTATGGCACTTTTAAAGGAAAAGAAGGGGTGAACCTTTTCAATCCGCAATATGATGAGCAGAAGTGGAAAAGAGCCGCAGAAGCCTGTAAAGCCGCCATTGAAGAATGCCAGGCCGCAGGTAATGAACTCTATGTTTTCAATCCGGCCAATTATCCCTTTACACTGTCCCCGGAAACAAGAGCTGAATTGAGTGTTCGTAACGCTGTTTGTGAAAGATGGAATAAAGAGATCGTATGGACCAGCACGGTCAACCTCATCGGCAGCTTGCAGCAGGAGTGTTTGCCCCGCCTGTTTTCAGGAGAAAAACAAACCGGTACATTATCCAGCTTTGGCGCACCACTTAAAATAGCAGAGCAGTTCTATTCAAAAAATGGCGTACCCATTTCAGAAGATAAAACATGGGATTACGTGAACCGTTATAATGTAAAAGTAGCCGCTGCCGGAGATTTTCTCCGTATCAAACCCGCTTACAGCACTGCTGTGCTGAACTTCGACAGGGAAGTGCGCTTTTACGCCAACCTTGGTTTTGATGGTGGAAGATGGTATGGTCACGGCCGTTTCAGCGATACCAGTAATACCTACCTGGAAGCAAAGCTGGGCCAGATAGCCAATAACCATGCATGGGCCTATTCCATGACCGGTTACTGGCCTAAGAAACTGGTAAACCCCCAGACTGTTTCCAACGCCAATGAGATCACCTTTCAAACTTATCCCTGGCCGGTGATCCGCTTAGCGGATATCTACCTGTTGTATGCAGAAGCCCTGAATGAATCAGAAGGCCCCACCGCAGAAACAATGAAGTGGATAGACCTGGTAAGGGCACGCGCTAATCTCAAAACCGTAGCAGAATCCTGGACGCAGTTCTCTATCAATCCCGGTGCCTATATGCAAAAAGAAGGTATGCGTAAGATCATACACCAGGAACGCCTGATAGAAATGGCCTTTGAAGGGGCACGTTTCTGGGACCTCCGGAGATGGAAGGAAGCTGAACGTGTTTTAAATGAACCTATCACCGGCTGGAACTATGGCGGTAAAACAGTAGCAGAATATTACACGGTGAAACCATTGTTTAACATGACTTTCAGGAAACGTGATTATCTCTGGCCCATCATGGAAAATGATCTTATTGTGAATAACAACCTGGTGCAGAATCCCGGATGGTAA
- a CDS encoding FecR family protein, which yields MQTDRFIWLLTRQLSGEISAEEQKELETMLLANPSLRRAREALVQYWHNSHKGGDEKGTRNAFNKLVSRMDDTVWPAIKPPATRRWWIPLLGAAAVLVLCAAALLWLLKEPALTSEYNTRGTRSLIKLADGTTVWLNADSELKYPARFKNGLREVYLKGEAYFDVAKDAESPFIVHTDKMDINVLGTSFNVRSYPDDSTSEATLISGVVEVALVKVPGKKFRLKPAEKFIIANQQDSVSERPEEPVISGATYFAKEDSVIVETAWVDNKLIFSDESFANLATRMERWYNVTIQFENTSIQQLRFTGLFKKETLIQALEALQLTEGFNYKIIEDRVIIY from the coding sequence ATGCAAACAGACAGATTTATTTGGTTGCTTACCCGTCAGTTATCCGGGGAGATCTCAGCAGAAGAGCAAAAAGAGCTGGAAACGATGTTATTGGCCAACCCTTCCTTACGCAGAGCCCGGGAAGCACTCGTGCAGTACTGGCATAACAGCCATAAAGGAGGAGATGAAAAAGGAACAAGGAATGCCTTTAACAAACTGGTGTCGCGCATGGACGATACCGTATGGCCCGCTATAAAGCCCCCCGCCACCAGAAGGTGGTGGATACCCCTGCTGGGTGCTGCGGCCGTATTGGTATTGTGTGCCGCTGCCTTATTGTGGCTGTTGAAAGAACCGGCCTTAACCTCTGAATACAATACACGTGGCACCCGTTCCCTGATCAAACTGGCGGATGGTACTACGGTATGGTTAAATGCAGACAGTGAATTGAAATACCCCGCCCGTTTCAAAAACGGCCTGCGGGAAGTATACCTGAAGGGAGAAGCCTATTTTGATGTAGCGAAGGATGCAGAAAGCCCCTTTATCGTGCATACGGATAAGATGGATATAAATGTATTGGGAACAAGTTTTAATGTACGCTCTTATCCGGATGATAGTACTTCCGAGGCCACGCTGATTTCAGGCGTAGTGGAAGTGGCGCTGGTAAAAGTTCCGGGAAAAAAGTTCCGGTTAAAACCGGCAGAGAAATTCATTATTGCCAACCAACAGGATAGCGTCAGCGAGCGTCCGGAAGAACCGGTGATCAGCGGCGCCACCTACTTCGCAAAAGAAGACAGCGTTATTGTTGAAACCGCCTGGGTGGACAATAAGCTCATCTTTAGCGATGAATCCTTTGCCAACCTTGCTACCAGGATGGAACGCTGGTACAATGTAACGATACAATTTGAAAACACGTCAATACAGCAGCTTAGATTCACGGGGCTGTTTAAGAAAGAAACTTTAATACAGGCATTAGAAGCTTTACAACTAACCGAAGGATTCAATTATAAAATTATAGAAGATCGTGTGATCATTTATTAA
- a CDS encoding DUF5000 domain-containing lipoprotein, with amino-acid sequence MRNLIILLAVLVLGCKEEQLKPLAEGGKAPGPVSNVQVQNLPGKVTLTYTLPDDPELLYVKAEFEIRPGKKMQMISTFYNTNITLDGFGSTDEREVKLYAVSRTEVASAPVTVKVKPLTPPIEKTLASLTFEADFGGITTHFLNEDSSNITIGVLTKDERGTIIPADMFYTSQKSGMFSTRGFDDKERWFGLYVRDRWGNLSDTIGKLVTPFAEVQLDKKLFKAYKLPTDATFFGNHPMSNLWNNVIAGGSSATGTWLRTANGSGIPHWYSFDLGVTAKLSRFNFIPRGATDEQALLYSAGDPHQFEIWGSNAPSSDGSFSSWVKLMDCETVKPSGLPIGTNSNDDILKAIAGHEFKFPLDAPPVRYIRIKMLQTWGNSDYFWMAEMTIFGQLR; translated from the coding sequence ATGCGCAACTTAATAATCTTACTTGCAGTACTTGTTCTGGGCTGCAAAGAGGAGCAACTGAAACCACTGGCAGAAGGCGGCAAAGCCCCCGGCCCGGTAAGCAATGTGCAGGTGCAGAACCTCCCCGGCAAAGTAACACTTACCTATACATTACCTGACGATCCCGAACTCCTGTATGTAAAAGCAGAATTCGAGATCAGGCCGGGAAAGAAAATGCAGATGATCTCCACTTTCTACAACACCAATATCACACTGGATGGTTTTGGCAGTACAGATGAAAGAGAAGTGAAATTATATGCGGTGAGCCGTACAGAAGTAGCTTCCGCGCCTGTGACCGTGAAAGTGAAACCTTTAACGCCTCCCATAGAAAAAACATTGGCCTCACTCACTTTTGAAGCAGATTTTGGCGGTATCACCACCCATTTCCTCAATGAGGATTCTTCCAATATCACCATAGGAGTACTCACAAAAGATGAAAGAGGCACCATCATCCCGGCAGATATGTTCTACACCAGCCAGAAGAGTGGCATGTTCTCCACCCGCGGTTTTGATGACAAGGAGCGCTGGTTTGGCCTGTATGTGAGGGACAGATGGGGCAACCTTTCTGATACTATTGGTAAACTCGTTACGCCATTCGCTGAAGTGCAATTGGATAAAAAGCTATTCAAAGCTTATAAATTGCCAACTGATGCCACATTCTTTGGGAACCATCCCATGAGTAACCTCTGGAATAATGTGATAGCCGGTGGTTCCAGCGCTACCGGTACCTGGCTGCGTACCGCCAACGGTTCCGGTATTCCGCATTGGTACTCTTTTGACCTGGGTGTAACAGCTAAACTGAGCCGCTTTAATTTTATCCCTAGAGGCGCCACAGATGAACAGGCTTTATTGTACAGTGCAGGTGATCCTCATCAGTTTGAAATATGGGGCAGCAATGCACCTTCTTCAGATGGTAGTTTCAGCAGCTGGGTGAAACTGATGGATTGTGAAACCGTGAAACCCTCCGGCCTGCCCATTGGTACCAATTCCAACGATGATATTCTGAAAGCGATAGCCGGGCATGAGTTCAAATTCCCGCTGGATGCACCACCCGTAAGATACATCCGTATCAAGATGTTGCAGACATGGGGTAATTCGGATTATTTCTGGATGGCAGAAATGACCATCTTCGGGCAGCTACGCTAA
- a CDS encoding SusC/RagA family TonB-linked outer membrane protein produces the protein MKKKHLVYAFRPQHALIKAFVFMKLTFIFILLSLLQVSATVRSQDKVSLNLQAADLKKVLLLIEAQTKYHFIFSERKLKTDRKIDLNVEGESVFKVLQTVLPVANLEYKLLEGNLIAITTIGENTVRKDVRGTVTDTSGTPLPGVTIQVKSTPSVGTTTDLNGKYVLDVPDDAAVLIYSMVGFDKQEITVSGRDVINVRLAYASNQLEETVIVAFGTQKKKEVVGAMTTINPKELKVPSSNLTTALAGRLAGVIAYQRSGEPGADNADFFIRGVTTFGYKKDPLILIDGVELTTTDLARLQVDDIASFSIMKDATSTALYGARGANGVILVTTKEGVEGKARISVRLENSMSAPTKNVKLADPITYMRLGNEAVLTRTPLEKLPYQEEKIDNTIAGTNPLVYPATDWRKEMFKDYTMNQRANFNVSGGGKIARYYLAATLNKDNGMLKVDKRNNFNNNINLKTYSLRSNVNINLTKSTEVGVRLFGTFDDYTGPLNSGSEMYQRVIQANPVLFPAYFPTDSAHAFVRHIMFGNAGDNGNYINPYADMVKGYMQSTRSNLVAQFELKQNLSMITEGLVLNALFNTSRVSYFDVKRFYNPFWYQVGSYDKYADKYTLSQLNPNGGTEYLNYDEGDKTINSTTYIQTSLNYNKAIDEKHNVSALLVFLLNNQVMANGGSLQLSLPHRNVGLSGRYTYSYDNKYFAEFDFGYNGSERFYESKRFGFFPSVGAAWIVSNENYWKPLQNVVSNLKLRYTYGLVGNDAIGSPEDRFFYLADVNMNDGARRSVFGTTFSYARNGIFINRYGNNDITWETAVKTNYGLEVGLFNKVNILLDVYTEHRKNILMTRAFIPVTMGVLGNSLAGNSDVKANLGEATGKGFDLSVDYSHHFNPNFWIQARGNVTYATSEFKVYEEPEYTEKYLSRVGWPLSQQRGYIAERLFGDDAEVANSPAQGFGEYRAGDIKYHDVNGDGQITTRDMVPIGYPTTPEIVYGFGFSLGWKNFDLSAFFQGLARESFWIDAERTAPFVNERALLQAYADDYWSEQNRNLYAKWPRLSSRPLANNTQISTWFMRNGAFLRLKTLELGYTLPTTFTKRYKIDKTRIYANGINLLLLSKFKDWDVEMGGNGLGYPLQKVINVGAQLSF, from the coding sequence ATGAAAAAAAAGCACTTAGTGTATGCTTTCAGGCCTCAGCATGCGCTAATAAAGGCATTCGTGTTTATGAAACTGACCTTCATTTTTATTTTGCTGTCTTTACTCCAGGTTTCAGCTACTGTGCGGTCTCAGGACAAAGTGTCCCTGAACCTGCAGGCAGCAGACCTGAAGAAAGTGTTGTTGCTCATAGAAGCACAAACAAAGTATCACTTCATTTTCAGTGAGCGGAAGTTAAAAACAGACCGGAAAATAGACCTGAATGTGGAAGGGGAATCTGTATTTAAAGTACTGCAAACAGTACTGCCGGTTGCTAACCTGGAATACAAGCTGCTGGAAGGAAACCTCATTGCCATTACGACCATTGGCGAGAATACCGTGAGAAAGGATGTAAGAGGTACTGTTACGGATACTTCCGGTACACCGCTGCCCGGTGTTACCATCCAGGTGAAAAGTACACCCAGTGTGGGAACCACCACTGATCTGAATGGTAAATATGTACTGGACGTTCCGGACGATGCCGCAGTGCTCATCTATAGTATGGTGGGATTTGACAAACAGGAGATCACCGTAAGCGGGAGGGATGTGATCAATGTCCGCCTGGCCTATGCGTCCAATCAACTGGAAGAAACAGTGATCGTGGCATTCGGTACACAGAAAAAGAAAGAAGTGGTAGGTGCCATGACCACCATTAATCCAAAAGAACTGAAAGTACCTTCCAGTAACCTCACCACTGCACTGGCCGGTCGTTTGGCTGGTGTGATCGCTTATCAGCGGAGTGGAGAGCCGGGTGCTGATAATGCAGACTTCTTCATTCGCGGTGTTACCACTTTTGGCTATAAAAAAGATCCGCTGATCCTGATAGACGGGGTGGAACTTACCACTACAGATCTTGCCCGTTTGCAGGTAGATGATATCGCCAGTTTCTCTATCATGAAGGATGCTACCTCTACCGCTTTATATGGTGCCCGGGGAGCTAATGGTGTGATCCTGGTTACTACAAAAGAAGGGGTGGAAGGTAAAGCAAGGATCTCCGTACGCCTGGAGAATTCCATGTCTGCCCCCACAAAGAATGTGAAACTGGCAGACCCCATCACCTACATGCGTTTAGGGAATGAAGCCGTACTCACCAGAACACCACTGGAAAAACTACCTTACCAGGAAGAGAAAATAGATAATACTATTGCAGGTACTAATCCACTTGTTTATCCTGCCACAGACTGGCGCAAGGAAATGTTCAAGGATTATACCATGAACCAGCGCGCCAACTTCAATGTTTCCGGTGGTGGTAAGATTGCCCGTTATTACCTGGCAGCCACGCTGAACAAGGATAATGGTATGCTGAAAGTGGACAAACGGAATAACTTCAATAACAATATCAACCTCAAAACTTATTCCCTGCGTTCCAATGTGAACATTAATCTTACCAAGTCAACAGAAGTAGGCGTGAGGTTATTTGGCACCTTTGATGATTATACTGGTCCGCTGAATTCCGGTTCGGAAATGTACCAGCGGGTGATCCAGGCTAATCCTGTATTGTTCCCGGCCTATTTCCCAACGGATTCCGCACATGCATTTGTAAGGCATATTATGTTCGGTAATGCCGGGGATAACGGGAACTATATCAACCCCTATGCGGATATGGTGAAAGGGTATATGCAATCCACCCGCTCCAACCTGGTAGCGCAGTTTGAACTGAAACAGAACCTGTCCATGATCACGGAAGGGCTTGTGCTCAATGCGCTGTTCAATACATCCCGTGTTTCTTATTTTGATGTGAAACGTTTTTACAATCCCTTCTGGTACCAGGTAGGCAGTTATGATAAGTATGCCGATAAGTACACCCTGTCACAACTGAACCCTAATGGCGGTACAGAATACCTCAACTATGATGAAGGAGATAAGACCATCAATTCCACTACTTATATCCAAACCTCATTAAACTATAACAAAGCCATTGATGAAAAGCATAACGTGAGTGCCTTGCTGGTATTCCTGCTGAATAACCAGGTGATGGCAAACGGCGGTTCCCTGCAATTATCATTGCCGCACCGGAACGTTGGCCTTTCCGGCAGGTATACTTATTCTTACGATAACAAGTATTTCGCAGAGTTCGACTTTGGCTATAATGGTTCTGAACGTTTCTACGAGAGCAAACGTTTTGGCTTCTTCCCCTCTGTGGGCGCTGCCTGGATCGTATCCAACGAAAACTACTGGAAGCCGCTGCAAAATGTAGTGAGCAATCTGAAACTGCGTTATACATATGGCCTGGTAGGGAACGATGCCATCGGTTCTCCGGAAGACAGGTTCTTCTATCTCGCAGATGTGAACATGAATGATGGCGCCAGGAGATCTGTATTCGGTACAACTTTTTCCTATGCACGCAACGGTATTTTCATCAACCGCTACGGCAATAACGATATCACCTGGGAAACAGCCGTTAAAACCAACTATGGTCTTGAAGTGGGACTGTTCAATAAAGTAAATATCCTCCTGGATGTTTATACAGAACACCGTAAGAACATCCTGATGACCCGCGCCTTTATTCCTGTAACAATGGGGGTGCTGGGTAATTCACTGGCCGGTAACTCAGATGTAAAAGCTAACCTGGGAGAGGCTACCGGCAAAGGATTTGATTTGTCTGTAGACTACAGCCATCACTTTAATCCTAATTTCTGGATCCAGGCAAGAGGTAACGTAACCTATGCCACCAGTGAGTTTAAAGTGTATGAAGAACCTGAATACACAGAAAAGTATTTGTCGAGAGTTGGATGGCCGCTTTCACAGCAGCGTGGATATATTGCAGAACGTTTATTCGGAGATGATGCGGAAGTAGCCAATTCGCCCGCACAGGGATTTGGAGAATACAGGGCCGGGGATATCAAATACCATGATGTGAATGGCGATGGCCAGATCACTACACGGGATATGGTGCCCATCGGTTATCCCACAACACCGGAGATCGTATACGGATTCGGTTTTTCACTGGGCTGGAAGAACTTTGATCTTTCTGCTTTTTTCCAGGGCCTGGCAAGGGAATCTTTCTGGATAGATGCAGAGCGAACAGCTCCTTTTGTGAATGAAAGAGCCTTGTTACAGGCTTATGCAGATGACTACTGGTCTGAACAGAACCGGAACCTCTATGCCAAATGGCCGCGCCTCAGTTCCCGCCCTTTAGCCAACAATACACAAATAAGTACCTGGTTCATGCGCAACGGAGCATTCCTGCGCCTGAAAACACTGGAACTGGGATATACATTACCCACTACATTCACCAAACGATATAAGATAGATAAAACAAGGATCTACGCCAACGGTATCAACCTTTTACTGCTCAGCAAGTTTAAGGATTGGGATGTGGAAATGGGCGGTAACGGTTTAGGTTACCCGCTGCAGAAAGTGATCAATGTTGGTGCGCAGTTATCATTTTAA